The following are encoded in a window of Candidatus Omnitrophota bacterium genomic DNA:
- a CDS encoding MCE family protein, translated as MRFTNEIKTGLVVVVAIAIGIFYFGKTTSFRHKKYELKTHFVYAGNLKPDAIVKLSGIDVGRVKDMRFIYKDGTKVECLLEIDQAAKVRTDSIAYIDAAGFVGDAFVGITPGTEDNFVRPGAVLKSEDPVQMRLLMKKADQIANNLDSILADIKSVVSDNKDNLDNIIVNLEATSQNFKEFSENVKRNPWKLLFRQKED; from the coding sequence ATGAGGTTTACCAACGAGATAAAAACGGGATTGGTCGTAGTGGTGGCAATAGCCATCGGTATATTTTATTTCGGTAAGACAACGAGTTTCCGGCACAAGAAATACGAGCTCAAGACGCATTTCGTCTACGCGGGTAACCTCAAGCCAGACGCCATCGTGAAGCTCTCCGGCATAGACGTCGGAAGAGTGAAGGACATGAGATTCATCTACAAGGACGGGACGAAGGTCGAATGCCTGCTTGAGATAGACCAGGCGGCCAAGGTGAGGACCGATTCCATCGCCTACATAGACGCGGCCGGTTTCGTCGGTGACGCCTTCGTCGGCATAACCCCGGGGACCGAGGATAACTTCGTAAGGCCAGGTGCGGTCCTCAAAAGCGAAGACCCGGTCCAGATGAGGCTGCTCATGAAAAAAGCCGACCAGATAGCGAACAACCTCGACAGCATCCTCGCCGACATCAAGTCGGTGGTCTCAGATAACAAGGACAACCTGGATAACATAATCGTGAACCTGGAGGCGACCAGCCAGAATTTCAAGGAGTTCAGCGAGAACGTCAAGCGAAACCCCTGGAAGCTCCTTTTCAGGCAGAAGGAAGATTAA
- a CDS encoding ATP-binding cassette domain-containing protein, whose product MGEREVVVEVKDLVKKFGDRPVLNGVDLKVYRGETFVIMGGSGCGKSTLLRHMIGSLKPTSGRVYLLGDDITDKYGEELDEVRKKIGMSFQSSALFDSMTVGENVSLPLFEHTKLEKSVIDIMIKMKLELVGLRGFEDLMPSELSGGMRKRVGLARAIAMDPQIIFYDEPTAGLDPIVAAVIDKLIIDLSKKLSITSVVVTHDMKSVMSIADRIAMLYEGKVLQTGTPDEIKNSDNEMVQQFIKGDFDGPIRFFQQKDDYLESLTA is encoded by the coding sequence ATGGGAGAAAGAGAAGTCGTAGTAGAAGTAAAGGACCTTGTAAAGAAGTTCGGCGACAGGCCCGTTCTTAACGGGGTGGACCTCAAGGTCTACAGGGGTGAGACCTTCGTCATTATGGGCGGCTCCGGTTGCGGCAAGAGCACGCTCCTCAGGCACATGATCGGCAGCCTGAAACCCACTTCCGGCAGGGTGTATCTTCTGGGAGATGACATAACCGACAAGTACGGCGAAGAGCTCGACGAGGTGCGCAAGAAGATAGGCATGTCCTTCCAGTCCTCGGCGCTTTTTGATTCGATGACGGTCGGCGAGAACGTGAGCCTGCCGCTTTTCGAGCATACAAAGCTGGAGAAGAGCGTCATAGACATAATGATAAAGATGAAGCTTGAGCTTGTGGGGCTTCGCGGGTTCGAGGACCTCATGCCCAGCGAGCTCTCCGGAGGCATGAGAAAAAGGGTTGGCCTCGCCAGAGCGATAGCTATGGATCCGCAGATAATATTCTATGACGAGCCTACCGCCGGGCTCGACCCGATCGTAGCGGCGGTCATAGACAAGCTCATCATAGACCTGTCCAAGAAGCTGTCCATAACCAGCGTGGTAGTGACGCACGACATGAAGAGCGTCATGTCCATAGCTGACAGGATAGCCATGCTTTACGAGGGGAAGGTGCTCCAGACGGGGACGCCGGATGAAATAAAGAATTCGGACAACGAGATGGTCCAGCAGTTCATAAAAGGGGATTTTGACGGGCCGATAAGGTTCTTCCAGCAGAAGGACGATTATCTTGAAAGTCTGACGGCATAA
- a CDS encoding MlaE family lipid ABC transporter permease subunit, which yields MQKIENLLASIGNATIELGQSITGVVSLLVDTLNWVFTGPFRKKAPRRESIFYQMVFAGVQSIVIVFFISLFTGIVIAMQSAYQLKQLGATIYVAPMVAISMARELGPVFTALIVAGRVGSAISAELGTMKVSEQIEALETLALDPVRFLVVPRFLALLVMLPCLTIISDIVGIIGGLIVGVFNLQLDFYRYMSFSFDMLTWKDVWTGLIKSVAFAGLISMISCYVGLSTRGGAEGVGKSTTLSVVASFIMIVIFDCILTGIFFFANV from the coding sequence ATGCAGAAAATAGAGAACCTTCTCGCTTCCATAGGCAATGCCACCATAGAGCTCGGTCAGAGCATTACGGGCGTGGTATCGCTTCTCGTGGACACCCTGAACTGGGTATTCACCGGCCCCTTCCGTAAAAAAGCCCCCCGCAGGGAGAGCATCTTCTACCAGATGGTCTTCGCGGGAGTTCAGTCTATAGTCATAGTTTTCTTTATTTCTCTTTTTACCGGAATAGTGATAGCCATGCAGAGCGCCTACCAGCTGAAGCAGCTGGGAGCGACCATATACGTCGCCCCCATGGTGGCGATAAGCATGGCCAGAGAGCTCGGCCCGGTCTTCACCGCTCTCATAGTGGCCGGCAGGGTGGGGTCGGCCATCTCCGCGGAGCTCGGGACGATGAAGGTTTCCGAGCAGATAGAGGCTCTTGAGACCCTGGCACTGGACCCGGTGAGGTTTCTGGTGGTTCCCAGGTTCCTGGCGCTTCTGGTCATGCTGCCGTGCCTTACCATCATAAGCGATATTGTCGGAATAATCGGGGGCCTGATCGTGGGTGTTTTCAACCTCCAGCTTGATTTCTACAGGTACATGTCGTTCTCTTTCGACATGCTCACCTGGAAGGACGTCTGGACGGGGCTCATCAAGAGCGTCGCATTCGCCGGGCTCATATCGATGATATCATGCTACGTGGGCCTTTCCACGCGAGGCGGTGCCGAGGGAGTGGGTAAATCAACCACCCTCAGCGTGGTGGCGAGTTTCATAATGATAGTCATCTTTGACTGCATACTTACGGGAATATTCTTTTTCGCTAACGTATAG
- a CDS encoding anti-sigma factor antagonist (This anti-anti-sigma factor, or anti-sigma factor antagonist, belongs to a family that includes characterized members SpoIIAA, RsbV, RsfA, and RsfB.), translating to MQINHEDTGGISIFRIEGDIDINTSPDIKRSFDQVAAQKKNKIVINLKDVNYVDSSGLATLVEILKNLRAYGGKLKLTNLSSKVKGLFEITKLDKLFDIVDSEQDAVSSF from the coding sequence ATGCAGATCAATCATGAGGATACAGGCGGGATATCGATCTTCCGGATAGAAGGCGACATTGACATAAACACGTCGCCCGACATCAAAAGATCTTTCGACCAGGTGGCGGCCCAGAAAAAGAACAAGATAGTTATAAACCTCAAGGATGTTAATTACGTTGACAGTTCAGGCCTGGCCACGCTGGTAGAAATACTTAAGAACCTGCGCGCCTACGGCGGCAAGCTGAAGTTGACCAACCTTTCATCGAAGGTGAAGGGGCTTTTTGAGATAACCAAGCTGGATAAACTTTTCGATATAGTCGACAGCGAACAGGACGCTGTTTCTTCGTTCTAG
- a CDS encoding ATP-binding protein: MKKRIGNDSQMVKKLGQSLAEELKERGVSEEVVFDIYVGFEEALRNAIVHGNKQDPDKMVTVETDIQDEKVIITIEDEGEGFDPASLPDPTLDENLLKESGRGVYLINHLMDEVTYQRGGKKVRMVKYFEKNTCK; encoded by the coding sequence ATGAAAAAGCGCATAGGTAATGACAGCCAGATGGTGAAAAAGCTCGGGCAGTCCCTGGCGGAAGAACTGAAAGAGCGCGGGGTCAGCGAGGAAGTGGTTTTCGATATTTACGTGGGCTTCGAGGAAGCTTTGCGTAACGCGATAGTCCACGGCAACAAGCAGGACCCCGATAAAATGGTGACCGTGGAGACCGACATACAGGATGAGAAGGTGATTATAACCATCGAGGACGAAGGCGAAGGCTTTGACCCGGCGAGCCTGCCGGACCCCACGCTTGATGAGAACCTGCTCAAGGAAAGCGGCAGGGGCGTTTATCTGATAAACCACCTCATGGACGAGGTGACTTACCAGAGGGGCGGTAAAAAGGTCCGGATGGTCAAGTATTTCGAGAAGAATACCTGCAAATAA
- a CDS encoding acetyl-CoA carboxylase carboxyltransferase subunit alpha — translation MAIVLDFEKPIVELENKIAELKKFTKDEDIDLSKEIKDLNQRLDKLKSEIFSNLSPWQKVLLSRHPDRPYTMDYVKMIADDFLEIHGDRHFADDRALVAGLARIGEVKFLVLGHQKGRDMKENLERNFGCAHPEGYRKAMRLMKLAEKYDIPVVALVDTPGAYPGIGAEERGQAEAIAYNLREMAGLKVPIVVFVIGEGGSGGALGIGMGDRVYVLENAYYSVISPEGCAAILWRDRSKAPSAATALKLTAPELLELGIIDGVIPEHLGGAHRNPDKTAGEIKKTILESIAKLRTLPADELLKRRYDKFRAMGVYRE, via the coding sequence ATGGCGATAGTACTTGATTTCGAAAAACCCATAGTCGAACTTGAGAACAAGATAGCGGAACTCAAGAAGTTCACCAAGGACGAGGATATAGACCTTTCCAAGGAGATAAAGGACCTTAACCAGAGGCTGGACAAGCTAAAGAGCGAGATCTTCAGCAACTTGAGCCCGTGGCAGAAGGTTCTGCTTTCGCGGCATCCGGACAGGCCTTACACGATGGATTACGTTAAGATGATCGCCGATGATTTCCTGGAGATACACGGTGACCGTCATTTCGCCGACGACAGGGCCCTGGTAGCAGGTCTTGCCCGCATAGGCGAGGTTAAGTTCCTCGTTCTGGGGCACCAGAAGGGCCGGGACATGAAGGAGAACCTCGAGCGCAACTTCGGTTGCGCACATCCGGAAGGTTACCGCAAGGCCATGCGCCTGATGAAACTGGCCGAGAAGTACGATATCCCGGTCGTCGCACTGGTGGATACGCCCGGGGCCTACCCCGGTATAGGCGCCGAGGAAAGGGGCCAGGCGGAGGCGATCGCCTACAATCTTCGTGAAATGGCAGGTCTTAAAGTGCCGATCGTTGTTTTCGTCATCGGCGAAGGCGGCTCTGGCGGCGCTCTTGGAATAGGCATGGGTGACCGGGTCTATGTTCTCGAGAACGCTTATTATTCGGTCATATCCCCGGAGGGCTGCGCGGCGATACTCTGGAGGGACCGCTCGAAAGCGCCGAGCGCGGCGACGGCGCTGAAACTCACCGCGCCTGAACTGCTGGAACTGGGGATTATCGACGGGGTCATACCCGAACATCTAGGCGGGGCGCACAGGAACCCGGATAAGACGGCCGGTGAGATCAAGAAGACGATACTCGAATCGATAGCCAAGCTCAGGACGCTGCCGGCGGATGAGCTTCTCAAGAGACGTTACGATAAGTTCAGGGCGATGGGTGTGTACAGGGAATAG
- a CDS encoding L,D-transpeptidase family protein, which produces MSKSRILLLIAVIFGVAVTAASFAWLGTVGDSATGPVGPFKAELIYERGREYLDEAEIGKAENAFLIIISKYPSSHYAERSLRHMASIYSKSKDYDKAAYYYRRLLKAFPHVADAGEIKKTIDELNMKHMASGLRTEDSVEYVVQPGDSLYAIAKKFNTTVPLIKKLNGLESDLIRVGQKLKLNVAKFSILVDKARNELILKKDGEPFKSYTVATGKNNSTPEGEFLIVDKMIEPAWTKPGVGVILPGDERYELGARWMPISKPGYGIHGTNDESTIGKQCTSGCVRMRNADVVELYEIVPKGTEVVIIDSAKKEKDAGGGSSVEGPVTASEIPNKTER; this is translated from the coding sequence GTGTCTAAAAGCAGGATATTACTACTCATAGCCGTGATATTCGGTGTCGCCGTCACGGCAGCCTCCTTTGCCTGGCTCGGTACGGTGGGCGATTCGGCCACCGGTCCGGTAGGCCCCTTCAAGGCTGAACTCATCTACGAAAGGGGCAGGGAGTACCTGGACGAGGCCGAGATAGGCAAGGCCGAGAACGCATTTCTCATCATAATAAGCAAGTATCCCTCATCGCATTACGCGGAAAGATCCCTCAGGCACATGGCTTCTATCTATTCAAAAAGCAAGGATTACGACAAGGCGGCGTATTATTACAGGCGGCTTCTCAAGGCGTTCCCCCATGTCGCTGACGCCGGAGAGATAAAAAAGACCATAGATGAGCTCAACATGAAGCACATGGCCAGTGGCCTCAGGACCGAGGACAGCGTCGAATACGTTGTACAGCCCGGGGACAGCCTTTACGCGATAGCGAAGAAGTTCAACACGACGGTGCCTCTTATAAAGAAGCTGAACGGGCTTGAGAGCGACCTTATCAGGGTGGGCCAGAAACTGAAACTGAACGTGGCCAAGTTCTCTATACTTGTCGACAAGGCCAGGAACGAGCTTATCCTGAAAAAGGACGGCGAGCCCTTCAAGAGCTATACCGTGGCGACCGGAAAGAACAATTCGACCCCCGAGGGGGAGTTCCTTATCGTGGACAAGATGATAGAGCCCGCTTGGACCAAGCCAGGGGTGGGGGTCATACTCCCTGGGGATGAGAGATACGAGCTGGGTGCCAGATGGATGCCCATATCCAAGCCCGGTTACGGCATACACGGCACGAACGATGAGTCCACCATCGGCAAGCAGTGCACTTCCGGCTGCGTGAGGATGCGTAACGCCGATGTCGTCGAGCTCTACGAAATAGTGCCCAAGGGCACCGAAGTTGTGATAATCGATTCAGCGAAAAAAGAGAAGGACGCCGGCGGCGGCTCTTCCGTGGAAGGACCCGTTACGGCGTCGGAAATACCCAATAAAACGGAGAGATAA
- a CDS encoding divergent PAP2 family protein, translating to MEEHSAFWYFVHNQVAMTTLLAWFVAQTIKVAAGVIREKKFNFKWFVGTGGMPSSHVAGVTALTTSVGMQEGIGTALFAVTLMFAIVVICDAQGVRWSTGKQAEILNKILDDIYWEKKIQEDRLKEFIGHTPIQVWAGIAVGLFVAFLAYAV from the coding sequence ATGGAAGAACATTCAGCATTCTGGTATTTCGTGCACAATCAGGTCGCGATGACAACTCTTCTGGCCTGGTTCGTCGCCCAGACGATCAAGGTGGCCGCGGGAGTCATCCGGGAGAAGAAGTTCAATTTCAAATGGTTCGTCGGTACAGGCGGCATGCCAAGTTCCCACGTCGCGGGGGTTACCGCGCTTACGACCAGTGTCGGCATGCAGGAGGGCATTGGAACGGCTCTTTTCGCGGTGACTCTCATGTTCGCCATAGTGGTCATATGCGACGCGCAGGGGGTAAGGTGGTCAACGGGTAAACAGGCCGAGATACTGAACAAGATACTTGACGACATCTACTGGGAGAAGAAGATCCAGGAGGACAGGCTCAAGGAGTTCATCGGACATACGCCGATCCAGGTCTGGGCGGGTATTGCGGTGGGCCTTTTTGTCGCTTTCTTAGCATACGCGGTCTAA
- the folE gene encoding GTP cyclohydrolase I FolE — MDKEKIKKAVRDILEAVGEDPAREGLQGTPQRVANMYEEVLSGYKQDAEDVLNVIFEEEDHDEIILLKDIPLYSVCEHHLVPFVGKAHVAYLPEGKRITGLSKIARVVNMLARKLQVQERLTTSIADTIMRKLKPKGVLVVIEAEHLCMSMRGVNKPGIITTTSAVRGIFRSDERTRSEALSLIRQIRP; from the coding sequence ATGGACAAGGAAAAGATAAAAAAAGCCGTGAGGGACATACTTGAAGCCGTGGGAGAGGATCCGGCCAGGGAAGGCCTGCAGGGAACGCCCCAGCGGGTGGCCAACATGTACGAGGAGGTCTTAAGCGGCTACAAGCAGGACGCCGAGGACGTCCTGAACGTCATATTCGAGGAAGAGGACCATGACGAGATAATACTGCTCAAGGATATACCGCTTTATTCGGTATGCGAGCACCACCTGGTCCCTTTCGTGGGGAAAGCGCATGTAGCTTACCTGCCCGAGGGCAAGAGGATAACCGGCCTCAGCAAGATAGCAAGGGTGGTCAATATGCTCGCCAGGAAACTGCAGGTCCAGGAGAGGCTCACCACTTCCATTGCCGACACCATCATGCGCAAGCTGAAACCCAAGGGCGTGCTGGTCGTGATAGAGGCCGAACACCTCTGCATGAGCATGCGCGGGGTGAACAAGCCGGGCATAATCACGACGACCAGCGCGGTGAGGGGGATATTCCGTTCCGATGAAAGGACGCGCTCTGAGGCCCTCTCGCTCATACGCCAGATAAGGCCCTGA
- the mnmE gene encoding tRNA uridine-5-carboxymethylaminomethyl(34) synthesis GTPase MnmE — MQKIEHDTIAAISTPPGEGGIGIVRVSGKDAIAIARKVFRPARGASPSFSESHRVHYGRVFSPATEEVADEVLLTVMISPRTYTKEDMVEISCHGGAMPLSRVLDICLAEGARLAEPGEFTKRAFLNGRLDLTQAEAVLDIIRSKTDTARRVALRQLEGDFSGEVTSLREAFLETLAQIELTIDFSQEDVDFPSGGEISGRVERIRDKLKSLIGTSEKGMILREGASVVICGKPNVGKSSLMNALLRHERVIVTSVAGTTRDVIEEAVDISGIKVRISDTAGIIETQDRVEIEGIKRSREKLEESDVVLFVMDASRPLSEKDIGIYQTIKHKRHVPVLNKCDLPLAVKSAEVEGVCAGQKPVEVSALKKEGLEKLEKRLEEKLFKGDAQIPEGVLVTNARHRNALKEALKSVERSLGLLADTFNAELLASDLNEALSQLGRITGETVPGDILDRIFSQFCIGK, encoded by the coding sequence ATGCAGAAAATAGAACACGACACCATAGCGGCCATATCGACCCCGCCCGGTGAAGGCGGTATAGGTATAGTGCGCGTGAGCGGGAAGGATGCCATCGCGATAGCCCGGAAGGTCTTCCGCCCCGCCAGGGGAGCGAGTCCCAGTTTTTCAGAGAGCCACCGGGTGCATTACGGGCGCGTCTTCTCCCCGGCGACGGAAGAAGTGGCTGATGAGGTGCTTCTTACGGTAATGATATCGCCCAGGACCTATACCAAAGAGGACATGGTCGAGATCAGCTGCCACGGAGGGGCGATGCCTTTATCCAGGGTTCTTGATATCTGCCTGGCCGAAGGCGCGCGTCTGGCCGAACCTGGCGAATTCACCAAAAGGGCTTTCCTCAACGGCAGGCTCGACCTTACCCAGGCCGAGGCCGTCCTGGACATAATCAGGTCGAAGACCGATACCGCAAGGCGCGTCGCTCTCAGGCAGCTGGAGGGTGATTTTTCCGGGGAGGTCACAAGTCTCAGGGAAGCCTTTTTAGAGACGCTTGCCCAGATAGAGCTTACGATAGATTTTTCGCAGGAGGATGTTGATTTTCCTTCCGGCGGCGAGATCTCCGGACGCGTTGAACGTATCAGGGATAAACTCAAGAGCCTTATAGGAACATCCGAAAAAGGGATGATACTCAGAGAAGGCGCGAGCGTCGTGATCTGCGGAAAGCCCAATGTCGGAAAGTCCAGCCTCATGAACGCTCTTTTAAGGCACGAGCGGGTCATCGTGACCTCCGTTGCCGGCACGACAAGGGACGTTATAGAGGAAGCGGTGGATATATCGGGGATAAAGGTGCGCATCTCCGACACCGCTGGCATAATAGAAACGCAGGACCGCGTGGAGATAGAAGGGATAAAGCGCTCGCGCGAGAAACTCGAAGAAAGTGACGTTGTCCTCTTTGTTATGGACGCAAGCCGTCCTCTTTCGGAGAAGGACATCGGTATATACCAGACCATAAAGCATAAGAGGCACGTCCCGGTTCTGAATAAATGCGATCTTCCGCTCGCCGTTAAAAGCGCTGAAGTTGAGGGCGTTTGCGCGGGGCAAAAGCCCGTTGAAGTCTCCGCTCTTAAAAAAGAAGGCCTTGAGAAGCTTGAGAAGAGGCTTGAAGAAAAACTCTTCAAGGGGGATGCGCAGATCCCCGAAGGCGTTCTGGTCACCAATGCCAGGCACCGTAACGCGCTGAAGGAGGCCCTCAAGAGCGTCGAAAGGTCGCTCGGCCTCCTGGCGGACACCTTCAACGCGGAACTGCTCGCCAGCGACCTCAATGAGGCGCTGAGCCAGCTCGGCCGAATAACCGGCGAGACTGTTCCGGGCGACATACTGGACAGGATATTTTCACAGTTCTGTATAGGCAAATAA
- a CDS encoding bifunctional folylpolyglutamate synthase/dihydrofolate synthase, whose amino-acid sequence MQKLPTDTERFLASLVNYEKRGLEGVGAESLDPGKLTGVLKKLNDPHLAYESVHVAGTKGKGSVCQFTSSILSSSGYRTGLYTSPHLLRVNERIRINSKEIEDGELADVISVIRERLEGAGDFTYFEVMTLAAMLHFARSGVDYAVFETGLGGRFDATNVLESSVCGITPVSYDHTHVLGKTLGEIAAEKAAIIKRASRCVSSPQQEEALSVIKKRCAEVGSPLTLAGEEITWRVREAGAEGSRFDLFTKWDEYTLCRTRMPGFFQVSNCATAAGICEELLGDNRDKEAFRRGIARAYVPGRMEILSKKPMVLIDGAQNGASARALAVSVRGLFPGRRVVLVLGICRDKEIKSVCDELMPLADEVVLTRATSERAADPEIIRGFIRRRSAMITRDVPEALGGAFKLAEESDLILVTGSFYVIAEVRDIILRDLACRK is encoded by the coding sequence ATGCAGAAACTCCCGACAGACACTGAAAGATTCCTGGCCTCCCTGGTAAATTACGAGAAGAGGGGGCTTGAGGGGGTGGGCGCGGAGAGCCTCGATCCGGGAAAACTCACCGGGGTTCTCAAGAAGCTCAACGATCCGCACCTGGCCTACGAAAGCGTCCACGTCGCCGGCACCAAAGGCAAGGGGTCTGTCTGCCAGTTCACTTCATCGATCCTTTCCAGTTCGGGGTACCGTACCGGGCTTTACACCTCGCCTCATCTTTTGAGGGTGAACGAGAGGATAAGGATAAACTCAAAAGAGATAGAAGATGGCGAACTGGCGGATGTGATATCCGTTATACGCGAGAGGCTCGAAGGCGCCGGGGACTTTACGTATTTCGAGGTGATGACGCTTGCGGCCATGCTGCATTTCGCCAGAAGCGGGGTCGATTACGCTGTTTTCGAGACCGGCCTCGGCGGGAGGTTCGACGCGACGAACGTCCTTGAAAGCTCGGTTTGCGGGATAACCCCGGTAAGCTACGACCATACGCATGTACTGGGGAAGACCCTCGGCGAGATCGCCGCCGAAAAGGCGGCGATAATAAAGCGCGCCTCACGGTGCGTATCATCTCCCCAGCAAGAGGAGGCCCTCTCTGTCATAAAAAAAAGATGCGCGGAGGTCGGTTCTCCCCTGACTCTGGCCGGTGAGGAGATAACCTGGCGGGTGAGAGAGGCCGGCGCCGAAGGAAGCAGGTTCGATCTTTTCACCAAGTGGGACGAATACACCTTGTGCAGAACGCGCATGCCGGGCTTTTTCCAGGTCTCCAACTGCGCGACGGCGGCAGGTATCTGCGAGGAACTTTTAGGCGATAACAGGGATAAGGAGGCTTTTAGACGGGGCATCGCCAGGGCTTATGTTCCCGGCAGGATGGAGATCCTCTCCAAAAAGCCCATGGTCTTGATAGACGGCGCCCAGAACGGCGCGAGCGCCCGCGCCCTGGCAGTTTCGGTAAGGGGACTATTCCCCGGAAGAAGGGTCGTGCTCGTTTTGGGGATCTGCCGGGACAAGGAGATCAAGAGCGTGTGCGATGAGCTCATGCCCCTTGCCGATGAGGTCGTCCTGACCAGGGCCACCAGCGAAAGGGCGGCGGATCCGGAGATCATCCGCGGGTTCATCCGCCGAAGGAGCGCGATGATCACAAGGGATGTCCCCGAGGCTCTCGGCGGCGCTTTCAAACTCGCCGAGGAAAGCGACCTCATACTCGTAACCGGTTCTTTTTATGTGATCGCGGAAGTAAGGGATATCATATTAAGGGATCTTGCATGCAGAAAATAG
- the purH gene encoding bifunctional phosphoribosylaminoimidazolecarboxamide formyltransferase/IMP cyclohydrolase, whose protein sequence is MKVQRALISVSDKTGLSDMVATLTRLGVKILSTGGTYKKIAGMGADVEEVSEYTGFPEMMDGRVKTLHPKVHGGLLGLRDNKSHMEQAAQAGIDMIDMVVVNLYPFEKTVSREGVTLEEAIENIDIGGPSMLRSAAKNYRSVAVVSSPGQYARVIEELERTGGSLGEETLKELAVEVYRRTSSYDRAIYEYLSGGIQEEDEGPLSDKIDLSLSKAMSLRYGENPHQKASYYSCGKHGGAGFASARQYQGKELSFNNIMDLDSALEMVSSFASAAVSIVKHNNPCGLATSGTLPEAFIQALDCDRMSAFGSIMGFNGKIDRELAEMIIKEAGFFECVVAPDYGEDALEVFSSKKNLRVLKKALAPYRDRASKDYKKVTGGFLVQDKDNVEISKKDLDAVTEKKPGPGQIESMLFAWKAVGFVKSNAIVLSQGTKTVGIGAGQMSRVDSVVIAIRKAAGRAKGAVLASDAFFPMADSVEEAHKAGISAIIQPGGSIRDKEVIDACNRLGIPMVFTGKRHFRH, encoded by the coding sequence GTGAAAGTACAAAGAGCACTGATAAGCGTATCGGACAAGACCGGACTCAGTGATATGGTCGCGACCCTCACCCGCCTGGGGGTCAAGATCTTGTCAACGGGGGGCACCTACAAAAAGATCGCCGGTATGGGGGCTGATGTCGAGGAAGTCTCCGAATACACGGGGTTCCCCGAGATGATGGACGGCAGGGTGAAGACCCTGCACCCCAAGGTGCACGGCGGCCTTCTCGGCTTAAGGGATAATAAAAGCCATATGGAACAGGCCGCTCAGGCCGGTATAGATATGATAGACATGGTCGTGGTGAACCTTTATCCTTTCGAGAAGACCGTATCGCGAGAAGGCGTAACGCTGGAGGAGGCCATAGAGAACATAGATATCGGCGGGCCTTCCATGCTCAGAAGCGCGGCCAAGAACTACCGCTCGGTGGCCGTGGTAAGTTCTCCCGGCCAGTACGCCCGGGTGATAGAAGAACTTGAGCGGACCGGCGGCAGTCTGGGTGAGGAAACCCTGAAAGAGCTTGCCGTTGAGGTCTACAGGAGGACCAGCTCCTACGACAGGGCCATATACGAATATCTTTCCGGGGGGATCCAGGAAGAGGACGAAGGACCTCTTTCCGATAAGATCGACCTTTCTCTTTCAAAGGCGATGAGCCTGAGGTACGGGGAGAACCCTCACCAGAAGGCATCCTATTACAGCTGCGGTAAACACGGCGGGGCGGGATTCGCCTCTGCCAGGCAGTACCAGGGCAAGGAGCTTTCCTTCAACAACATAATGGACCTGGATTCGGCGCTTGAGATGGTAAGCTCTTTCGCTTCCGCCGCCGTCAGCATAGTCAAGCACAATAATCCCTGCGGCCTGGCAACTTCCGGGACGCTCCCGGAAGCCTTCATCCAGGCGCTTGACTGCGACAGGATGAGCGCCTTCGGCAGCATAATGGGTTTTAACGGGAAGATAGACCGCGAGCTCGCGGAGATGATCATTAAGGAAGCCGGGTTCTTTGAATGCGTGGTTGCCCCCGACTACGGGGAGGATGCGCTTGAAGTATTCAGTTCAAAAAAGAACCTGAGAGTCCTCAAAAAAGCGCTCGCGCCCTACCGCGACAGGGCGAGTAAGGATTACAAGAAGGTCACCGGAGGTTTCCTGGTGCAGGATAAGGACAACGTGGAGATCTCAAAAAAGGACCTTGATGCGGTCACCGAAAAGAAGCCCGGCCCCGGACAGATCGAATCGATGCTCTTCGCCTGGAAGGCGGTGGGTTTTGTGAAAAGTAACGCCATAGTGCTCTCCCAGGGCACCAAGACCGTCGGTATAGGCGCCGGCCAGATGTCGCGGGTGGATTCGGTCGTGATCGCCATACGCAAGGCAGCCGGAAGGGCGAAGGGGGCCGTACTTGCAAGCGACGCCTTCTTCCCGATGGCCGACTCTGTGGAGGAAGCCCATAAAGCTGGCATTTCAGCGATAATCCAGCCTGGCGGTTCGATCCGGGATAAAGAGGTTATCGATGCCTGTAACAGGCTGGGCATTCCCATGGTCTTTACCGGGAAGCGCCATTTCCGCCACTGA